The proteins below are encoded in one region of Micromonospora sp. DSM 45708:
- a CDS encoding DUF397 domain-containing protein: MATKEFPVDLTQATWFKSSKSGPNCDNCVEVAYVTGAVGVRDSKDKAGPALVFAPGDWHAFVARARGGAFGQS; the protein is encoded by the coding sequence ATGGCGACCAAGGAGTTCCCCGTGGACCTGACGCAGGCGACGTGGTTCAAAAGCTCGAAGAGCGGGCCGAACTGCGACAACTGCGTGGAGGTCGCGTACGTGACCGGGGCGGTCGGCGTCCGGGACTCGAAGGACAAGGCGGGACCCGCCCTGGTCTTCGCCCCGGGTGACTGGCACGCATTCGTCGCCCGGGCCCGGGGCGGAGCCTTCGGCCAAAGCTGA
- a CDS encoding FHA domain-containing protein FhaB/FipA, which translates to MPELVITVARFGFLILLWIFVFTVVGVIRRDLFAGARSGRLVAAPRAVGASTNQPAPPGKPAKAKRGRAAHQMVVTAGQLAGTRITLGEAQITIGRAEDSTLVITDDYASARHARLVPRDGQWYVEDLGSTNGTYLDRAKVTGPTPVPLGVPIRIGRTSLELRP; encoded by the coding sequence TTGCCGGAGCTCGTCATCACCGTCGCCCGGTTCGGGTTCCTCATCCTGCTGTGGATCTTCGTCTTCACGGTGGTCGGCGTGATCCGCCGGGACCTCTTCGCGGGGGCCCGTTCGGGTCGTCTGGTGGCCGCGCCACGCGCGGTCGGCGCGTCGACCAACCAGCCCGCCCCGCCCGGCAAGCCGGCGAAGGCCAAGCGGGGTCGCGCCGCCCATCAGATGGTGGTCACCGCCGGTCAACTCGCCGGTACCCGGATCACGCTCGGGGAGGCTCAGATCACCATCGGTCGGGCGGAGGACTCGACGCTGGTGATCACCGACGACTACGCCTCGGCGCGACACGCCCGGCTCGTGCCGCGTGACGGGCAGTGGTACGTCGAGGACCTCGGATCGACTAACGGCACCTACCTGGATCGCGCTAAGGTCACCGGACCAACCCCCGTCCCCCTCGGCGTGCCGATCCGGATCGGCCGCACTTCCCTCGAATTACGGCCATGA
- a CDS encoding FhaA domain-containing protein: MASGPEEEPVSVLQRFEKRLEGLVEGAFAKVFKGVVHPVEILNAMQREAEAHKAILAGGRTLVPNRYVIDLSPYDHSRLAPYAAALAQELAQSQAEFIGEQAWTVYGDVIVEVERGEGLDTGMFRVTAEVYTGGDVAPVSAPGGYDQGGYDAGPAYPAYDQGGGYGPPPGHGGGRNVRLVSGDGRTYPLQMGSTVIGRGDQANLRLPDVGISRRHARLDFDGGQVVLTDLGSTNGTMVNGQRVSAVALNPGDMIQLGTTTLTFRVDG; the protein is encoded by the coding sequence ATTGCCTCGGGACCCGAGGAGGAGCCGGTGAGCGTGCTGCAACGCTTCGAGAAGCGTCTGGAAGGCCTGGTCGAGGGGGCCTTCGCCAAGGTCTTCAAAGGGGTGGTCCACCCCGTGGAGATCCTCAACGCCATGCAGCGGGAGGCCGAGGCGCACAAGGCGATCCTGGCCGGTGGGCGCACGTTGGTGCCCAACCGCTACGTGATCGATCTCTCGCCGTACGACCACAGTCGGTTGGCGCCGTACGCCGCCGCGCTGGCCCAGGAGCTGGCCCAGTCGCAGGCGGAGTTCATCGGCGAGCAGGCCTGGACGGTCTACGGCGACGTGATCGTCGAGGTCGAACGTGGTGAGGGGCTGGACACCGGCATGTTCCGGGTCACCGCCGAGGTCTACACCGGCGGCGACGTCGCCCCCGTCTCCGCGCCGGGCGGCTACGACCAGGGCGGCTACGACGCCGGCCCGGCGTACCCGGCCTACGACCAGGGTGGCGGCTACGGCCCGCCGCCCGGCCACGGCGGCGGTCGTAACGTCCGCCTGGTCTCCGGCGACGGGCGCACCTACCCGCTCCAGATGGGCTCGACCGTGATCGGTCGCGGTGACCAGGCCAACCTGCGTCTGCCCGACGTCGGCATCTCCCGGCGCCACGCCCGGCTGGACTTCGACGGCGGCCAGGTCGTGCTGACCGACCTCGGCTCCACGAACGGCACGATGGTCAACGGTCAGCGGGTCTCGGCGGTCGCCCTCAACCCGGGCGACATGATCCAGCTCGGCACCACGACGCTGACCTTCCGCGTGGACGGCTGA
- a CDS encoding NAD-dependent epimerase/dehydratase family protein, producing MVSLPPMDQEWRVSVALVTGSGGLIGSEAARHFAGLGLDVVGIDNDMRRYFFGEDGSTAWSLDRLAADLGSAYTHHAVDIRDRDGLERVFTRYGRDIAVVIHSAAQPSHDWAAKEPYTDFDVNAGGTLNVLENTRRHAIDAPFIHCSTNKVYGDRPNTLPLIELETRYELPEDHHWYGGITEDMSIDESLHSIFGASKVASDVMVQEYGRYFGMKTACFRGGTLTGPAHSAAELHGFLAYLMRCVMEGRTYNLFGYKGKMVRDAIHSHDVLTAFEAFFREPRSAQVYNLGGGRHSNTSHIEAFRIAQEITGREARINYVEQARTGDHQWYVSSMARFEEHYPAWKITYDVPMILREIHEANVDKWVPKA from the coding sequence ATGGTTTCCCTGCCTCCCATGGACCAGGAGTGGCGTGTGAGTGTCGCGTTGGTGACCGGTTCCGGCGGTCTGATCGGCTCCGAGGCGGCCCGGCACTTCGCCGGCCTCGGTCTCGACGTGGTCGGCATCGACAACGACATGCGGCGGTACTTCTTCGGCGAGGACGGCTCGACCGCGTGGAGCCTCGACCGGCTCGCCGCCGACCTCGGCTCCGCATACACCCACCACGCCGTGGACATCCGGGACCGGGACGGCCTGGAGCGGGTCTTCACGCGGTACGGCCGGGACATCGCCGTGGTGATCCACAGCGCCGCCCAGCCGAGCCACGACTGGGCCGCCAAGGAGCCGTACACCGACTTCGACGTGAACGCCGGCGGCACGCTCAACGTGCTGGAGAACACCCGGCGGCACGCGATCGACGCGCCGTTCATCCACTGTTCGACGAACAAGGTCTACGGCGACCGGCCGAACACGCTCCCGCTGATCGAGCTGGAGACGCGCTACGAGCTGCCCGAGGACCACCACTGGTACGGCGGCATCACCGAGGACATGTCGATCGACGAGTCGCTGCACTCGATCTTCGGCGCGTCGAAGGTGGCCTCGGACGTGATGGTCCAGGAGTACGGCCGGTACTTCGGCATGAAGACCGCCTGCTTCCGGGGCGGGACGCTGACCGGCCCGGCGCACTCCGCCGCCGAGCTGCACGGCTTCCTCGCCTACCTGATGCGGTGCGTGATGGAGGGCCGGACGTACAACCTCTTCGGCTACAAGGGGAAGATGGTCCGGGACGCGATCCACTCCCACGACGTGCTCACCGCGTTCGAGGCGTTCTTCCGGGAGCCGCGTTCCGCCCAGGTCTACAACCTCGGCGGCGGCCGGCACTCGAACACCTCGCACATCGAGGCGTTCCGGATCGCCCAGGAGATCACCGGCCGGGAGGCTCGGATCAACTACGTCGAGCAGGCCCGCACCGGCGACCACCAGTGGTACGTCAGCAGCATGGCCCGGTTCGAGGAGCACTACCCGGCCTGGAAGATCACCTACGACGTGCCGATGATCCTCCGCGAGATCCACGAGGCGAACGTCGACAAGTGGGTGCCGAAGGCATGA
- a CDS encoding PP2C family protein-serine/threonine phosphatase, with product MTLTLRYAAHSDRGLIRDGNQDSVYAGPRLLAVADGMGGMAAGDVASNIVIGAMAPLDEDVPGDALVDALRSAVGTANQQLRDTVDANPQLEGMGTTLTATLFSGSKLGMVHIGDSRAYLLRNGEFAQITKDDTYVQMLVDEGRISAEEASSHPQRSLLTRALDGRDIDPEYSVRQVLPGDRYLICSDGLSGVVSADTIGDTLREYPDPQQCVERLVQLALRGGGPDNITVIIADATDQDIVEASPIVGGAAARDRGMATSADDSTPAARASALSAPRPPVPEEPADNRDDDPEPRRRRPLRTVAMALALAVIVAGGLFGGWTYTQRQYYVGATDDGQLAVFRGVPGQVAGLDLSDVHARSESRLDDLTLAAQERVKQGIQAKNEPDAERRLAELTSDDPANPNLKPLCPPSTAPGPTPATPSPTPVTTAGALSPAVTGSAVPPTVPPGTPTLTTTPDAVPSDTVLPADPAGCRSPE from the coding sequence ATGACTCTGACCCTGCGCTACGCGGCCCACAGTGACCGCGGTCTGATCCGAGACGGTAATCAGGATTCCGTCTACGCCGGACCGCGGCTGCTCGCCGTTGCCGACGGCATGGGCGGCATGGCCGCCGGTGACGTCGCCAGCAACATCGTCATCGGTGCCATGGCGCCCCTCGACGAGGACGTCCCCGGTGACGCCCTGGTCGACGCGCTCCGATCCGCCGTGGGCACCGCCAACCAGCAACTCCGCGACACCGTGGACGCCAACCCGCAGCTGGAGGGGATGGGCACGACGCTCACCGCGACCCTCTTCTCCGGCAGCAAGCTCGGCATGGTCCACATCGGTGACTCGCGGGCCTACCTCCTGCGCAACGGCGAGTTCGCGCAGATCACCAAGGACGACACCTACGTCCAGATGCTCGTCGACGAGGGCCGGATCAGCGCGGAGGAGGCGAGCAGCCACCCCCAGCGCTCGCTGCTCACCCGCGCGCTCGACGGCCGGGACATCGACCCGGAGTACAGCGTCCGCCAGGTGCTGCCCGGCGACCGCTACCTGATCTGCTCCGACGGCCTCTCCGGCGTGGTCAGCGCGGACACCATCGGCGACACCCTGCGGGAGTACCCCGACCCGCAGCAGTGTGTGGAACGCCTGGTGCAGCTCGCGCTGCGCGGCGGCGGGCCGGACAACATCACGGTGATCATCGCCGACGCGACCGACCAGGACATCGTCGAGGCGTCCCCGATCGTCGGCGGCGCCGCCGCCCGGGACCGGGGCATGGCGACGTCGGCCGACGACTCCACCCCGGCGGCCCGCGCCTCGGCGCTGTCCGCGCCCCGGCCGCCCGTGCCCGAGGAGCCGGCCGACAACCGCGACGACGATCCCGAGCCGCGTCGGCGGCGACCGCTGCGGACCGTGGCCATGGCGCTCGCGCTGGCGGTCATCGTCGCCGGCGGTCTCTTCGGCGGCTGGACGTACACCCAGCGGCAGTACTACGTCGGCGCCACCGACGACGGTCAGCTCGCGGTCTTCCGTGGGGTGCCGGGCCAGGTCGCCGGGCTCGACCTGTCGGACGTGCACGCCCGCAGCGAGTCCCGGCTGGACGACCTGACCCTGGCGGCCCAGGAGCGGGTGAAGCAGGGCATCCAGGCCAAGAACGAGCCGGACGCCGAGCGCCGGCTGGCCGAGCTGACCAGCGACGACCCGGCCAACCCGAACCTCAAGCCGCTCTGTCCGCCCAGTACGGCGCCCGGCCCGACGCCGGCCACGCCGAGTCCGACGCCGGTGACGACGGCCGGAGCGCTGTCCCCGGCGGTCACCGGCAGCGCCGTGCCGCCGACCGTGCCGCCCGGCACACCGACGTTGACCACCACGCCCGACGCCGTACCCTCCGACACCGTTCTGCCGGCCGATCCCGCCGGTTGCCGGTCGCCGGAGTGA
- a CDS encoding WecB/TagA/CpsF family glycosyltransferase: MTGGTKRNVLGVGVDATDYTRATEAVVDAARQRRPLALTALAVHGVMTGVLDPAHNARLNAFDVVTPDGQPVRWALNLLHGAGLTDRVYGPELTLRVLARFADEGLPVYLYGSTEETLSRLIPALERKFPALKIAGVEPSKFRAVLPGEDAEIADRIRSSGARLVLVGLGCPRQEVFAYAMRPLLDMPLMAVGAAFDYHAGLLRNPPPWMQRAGLEWFWRLGLEPKRLWRRYVILNPAYLARLAAQKTGLWKATPPAPATGRPSTFDV; this comes from the coding sequence ATGACCGGCGGCACGAAGCGCAACGTGCTCGGCGTCGGCGTCGACGCGACCGACTACACCCGGGCCACCGAGGCGGTGGTCGACGCCGCCCGGCAACGCCGTCCCCTCGCGCTGACCGCGCTGGCCGTGCACGGCGTGATGACCGGGGTGCTCGACCCGGCGCACAACGCCCGGCTCAACGCGTTCGACGTGGTCACCCCGGACGGGCAGCCGGTGCGGTGGGCGCTCAACCTGCTGCACGGCGCCGGCCTCACCGACCGCGTCTACGGGCCGGAGCTGACGCTGCGGGTGCTCGCCCGGTTCGCCGACGAGGGCCTGCCGGTCTACCTCTACGGCTCCACCGAGGAGACGCTGTCCCGGCTGATCCCGGCGCTGGAGCGCAAGTTCCCCGCACTGAAGATCGCCGGCGTCGAGCCGTCCAAGTTCCGGGCCGTCCTCCCGGGCGAGGACGCCGAGATCGCCGACCGGATCCGGAGCAGCGGCGCGCGCCTGGTCCTGGTCGGGCTGGGCTGCCCCCGGCAGGAGGTCTTCGCGTACGCCATGCGACCGCTGCTGGACATGCCGCTGATGGCGGTCGGCGCGGCGTTCGACTACCACGCCGGCCTGCTGCGCAACCCGCCGCCGTGGATGCAGCGCGCCGGGCTGGAGTGGTTCTGGCGGCTCGGCCTGGAGCCGAAGCGGCTCTGGCGCCGCTACGTCATCCTCAACCCGGCCTACCTGGCCCGCCTCGCGGCGCAGAAGACCGGCCTGTGGAAGGCCACCCCGCCGGCGCCGGCCACCGGGCGTCCGTCCACCTTCGACGTCTGA